One genomic segment of Blattabacterium sp. (Blaberus giganteus) includes these proteins:
- the lpdA gene encoding dihydrolipoyl dehydrogenase: protein MRFDVIILGSGPGGYIAAIRAAQLGMKTAVVEKESVGGVCLNWGCIPTKSLLNSAKILQSIKKNGELFGIKNEDIEINYSKILYKSRKIVDKIKKGVLFLMKKNGIHIIYGNALLKKRKKIEIFQNERSIGEYSASHIIIATGAIPKMNANIQYDRKKIITYKDALSLSSLPKKMIIIGSGSIGLEFAYFYHSMGTKVTVIEVCSKLYPNGDDDISDYLKYYFDKIGIKNYVSSNINQITYNNENNEVMVEIKTSSLKNIILKAEMILYAIGVVPNIKHIGLKEIGVQTEKGFVVVDENYRTNINGYYAIGDVIKTPSLAHVASYEAINCIENIKGLNCQKIDYNNVPKCVRSDPEIASVGYTEKESKEKGFHVKVAKFPFNALGRAISDENTDGFVKVIFDDKYDEWLGCHMIGNHVTDLIPEVVVARKLEATSHEVLGSIHPHPSLSESIIESIANAYGKAIHL, encoded by the coding sequence ATGCGTTTTGATGTTATTATTTTAGGAAGTGGCCCTGGAGGTTATATAGCTGCTATACGCGCAGCACAACTTGGAATGAAAACAGCTGTAGTAGAAAAAGAATCTGTTGGAGGTGTCTGTTTGAATTGGGGATGTATTCCTACAAAATCACTTTTAAATAGTGCGAAAATTTTGCAATCTATAAAGAAAAATGGAGAATTATTCGGAATAAAAAATGAAGATATTGAAATAAATTATTCTAAAATTCTTTATAAAAGTAGAAAAATCGTAGATAAAATAAAAAAAGGAGTTTTGTTTTTAATGAAAAAAAATGGAATTCATATTATTTATGGAAATGCACTATTAAAAAAAAGAAAGAAAATAGAAATTTTTCAGAATGAAAGAAGCATAGGAGAATATTCTGCTTCACATATTATTATTGCTACTGGCGCCATTCCTAAAATGAATGCAAACATTCAATATGATCGAAAAAAAATTATAACATATAAGGATGCCCTATCCTTATCTTCATTACCAAAAAAAATGATAATTATAGGCTCTGGTTCTATAGGATTGGAGTTTGCTTATTTTTATCATTCTATGGGAACAAAAGTTACTGTTATAGAAGTTTGTTCTAAATTATATCCTAATGGAGATGATGATATATCTGATTATTTGAAATATTATTTTGATAAAATAGGAATTAAAAACTATGTGTCTTCTAACATAAATCAAATCACTTATAATAATGAAAATAATGAAGTCATGGTTGAGATTAAAACATCATCATTAAAAAATATTATTTTAAAAGCAGAAATGATTCTATATGCAATAGGAGTAGTTCCTAATATTAAACATATTGGATTGAAAGAAATAGGGGTTCAAACAGAAAAAGGATTTGTAGTTGTAGATGAAAATTATCGTACAAATATAAATGGATATTATGCTATTGGAGACGTAATTAAAACTCCATCTTTGGCTCATGTTGCTTCATATGAGGCAATAAATTGCATTGAAAATATAAAAGGTTTAAATTGTCAAAAAATAGATTACAATAACGTTCCAAAATGTGTTAGATCGGATCCTGAAATAGCTTCAGTAGGTTATACGGAAAAAGAATCTAAAGAAAAAGGATTTCATGTAAAAGTAGCTAAATTCCCTTTTAATGCTCTAGGTAGAGCTATTTCTGATGAAAATACTGATGGTTTCGTAAAAGTTATTTTTGATGATAAATATGATGAATGGTTAGGATGTCATATGATAGGAAATCATGTCACAGATTTGATTCCAGAAGTAGTAGTAGCCAGAAAATTAGAAGCAACCAGCCATGAGGTTTTGGGAAGCATACATCCTCATCCTTCATTAAGTGAATCCATTATAGAATCTATAGCTAATGCTTATGGTAAAGCTATTCATTTATAA
- the fsa gene encoding fructose-6-phosphate aldolase, whose protein sequence is MKFFIDTANLKEIDEARSLGMLDGVTTNPSLMSKESVSNQKEIQKHYISICERLKNNENLSAEVINTNYIDMIQEGEKLALLHPRIVVKIPMTKNGIKAIKYFSNKKIKTNCTLIFSIGQAILAAKAGAYYVSPFLGRLDDLSYNGLNLIQEIKNVYENYHFDTKILAASIRHPLHIIECSKIGVHAITSPISVIYSLFYHPLTDIGLEKFIKDFQKKIR, encoded by the coding sequence ATGAAGTTTTTCATAGACACAGCTAATTTAAAAGAAATTGATGAAGCAAGGTCGTTAGGAATGTTAGATGGAGTGACAACAAATCCATCTTTGATGTCAAAAGAATCTGTATCAAATCAAAAAGAAATTCAAAAACATTATATATCCATATGCGAACGTTTAAAAAACAATGAAAATCTAAGTGCAGAAGTCATCAATACTAATTACATTGACATGATTCAAGAAGGTGAAAAACTTGCACTTTTACATCCAAGAATTGTAGTAAAAATTCCTATGACTAAAAATGGAATTAAAGCTATTAAATATTTTTCTAATAAAAAAATTAAAACAAATTGCACTCTCATTTTTTCTATAGGACAAGCAATCTTAGCAGCTAAGGCTGGAGCTTATTATGTTTCCCCATTTTTAGGAAGATTAGATGATCTATCTTATAATGGATTAAATTTAATACAAGAAATAAAAAATGTGTATGAAAACTATCATTTTGATACCAAAATATTGGCTGCTTCTATTCGTCATCCCTTACACATTATAGAATGTTCTAAAATCGGTGTACATGCTATAACCTCTCCCATAAGTGTTATTTATTCATTATTTTATCATCCACTAACTGATATAGGATTAGAAAAATTTATAAAAGATTTTCAGAAAAAAATAAGATAA
- a CDS encoding ferritin, with translation MLSEKIQTELIKQLNRESESSQLYLSMASWVERKGYEGICEFLYDHSNEERIHMLKLIRYINKRGGNVVSYNNNISIINITCVSLKELFMKLFEHEKKISKEINYLVEISFQEKDYFTYSFLQWYVEEQIEEEALSKMILDKIKLIGEDKGGLYLFDRDIKNFHKNKKF, from the coding sequence ATGCTCAGTGAAAAAATACAAACAGAATTAATTAAACAACTAAATAGAGAATCAGAATCTTCTCAATTGTATTTATCTATGGCATCTTGGGTAGAAAGAAAAGGTTATGAAGGGATATGTGAATTTTTATATGATCATTCAAACGAAGAAAGAATACATATGTTGAAATTAATTAGATATATTAATAAAAGGGGTGGAAATGTAGTTTCATACAATAATAATATCTCAATTATAAATATAACATGTGTATCTCTAAAAGAATTGTTTATGAAATTATTTGAACATGAGAAAAAAATTTCTAAAGAAATAAATTATTTGGTAGAAATTTCTTTTCAAGAGAAAGATTATTTCACATATAGTTTTCTTCAATGGTATGTAGAAGAACAAATAGAGGAAGAAGCTTTAAGTAAAATGATTTTAGATAAAATCAAATTAATAGGAGAAGATAAAGGAGGTTTGTATTTATTTGATAGAGATATCAAAAATTTTCATAAAAATAAAAAATTTTGA
- the dapA gene encoding 4-hydroxy-tetrahydrodipicolinate synthase, protein MKKLYGTGVALVTPFKKNEQIDFNGLEKLVRYVLDNNVDYLVALGTTAETTTLKKEEKSDVIKCIQNANYKKLPLILGIGGNNTKNVIKQINSIKNLPDFYAILSVSPYYNRPSQEGIYQHFKSIVNCTEADIIIYNVPKRTGSNITPDTILRLAFDFENIIGIKEASGDVLQSYKILEHKPENFSVISGDDFITLPVVFGGGEGVISVIAQGFPDKISKMVSLARNNNVRKAFSIFYNIIKIIDLIYEEGNPTGIKTFLSIIGICDPYVRLPLLVGTSSLREKILHLLNKINDS, encoded by the coding sequence ATGAAAAAATTATATGGAACAGGTGTAGCGTTAGTTACACCTTTTAAAAAGAATGAACAAATTGATTTTAATGGACTTGAAAAACTTGTAAGATATGTATTGGATAATAATGTAGATTATTTGGTAGCATTGGGAACTACAGCAGAAACAACAACCTTAAAAAAAGAAGAAAAATCGGATGTTATAAAATGCATTCAAAATGCAAATTATAAAAAACTTCCTTTGATATTAGGAATAGGAGGGAATAATACAAAAAATGTTATAAAACAAATAAATAGCATAAAAAACTTACCTGATTTTTATGCTATTCTTTCAGTTTCTCCTTATTATAATAGACCTTCTCAAGAAGGAATATATCAACATTTTAAATCAATTGTAAATTGTACAGAAGCAGATATAATTATCTATAATGTTCCTAAAAGAACCGGATCTAATATTACACCAGACACTATTTTACGTTTAGCTTTTGATTTCGAAAATATAATAGGAATAAAAGAAGCATCTGGGGATGTTTTACAATCTTATAAAATATTAGAACATAAACCAGAAAATTTTAGTGTAATATCAGGAGACGATTTTATTACCTTGCCTGTTGTATTTGGTGGAGGAGAAGGGGTGATTTCTGTAATTGCTCAAGGATTTCCTGATAAAATTTCTAAAATGGTATCCTTAGCAAGAAATAACAATGTGAGAAAAGCTTTTTCTATTTTTTACAATATTATTAAAATAATAGATCTTATTTATGAAGAAGGAAATCCTACAGGAATTAAAACATTTTTAAGTATAATAGGAATATGTGATCCATATGTAAGATTACCGTTATTAGTTGGAACTTCTTCTTTAAGAGAAAAGATATTACATTTGTTAAATAAAATCAATGATTCATAA
- a CDS encoding RNA-binding protein — protein MDNTKLYVGNLSYDMTEQELKKYFESVGEVTHVKIIFDESTSSKRSKGFGFIEMSNEENAKQAIEKLNGTELMGRNIIVSAARPRAKKDY, from the coding sequence ATGGACAATACGAAACTATACGTAGGTAATTTATCTTATGATATGACAGAACAAGAATTGAAAAAATATTTTGAATCCGTGGGAGAGGTAACTCATGTGAAAATAATTTTTGATGAATCTACTTCTAGCAAAAGAAGTAAAGGGTTTGGATTTATAGAAATGTCTAACGAAGAAAATGCTAAACAAGCTATAGAAAAATTAAATGGAACAGAACTTATGGGTCGAAATATTATTGTATCTGCAGCTAGACCAAGAGCAAAAAAAGATTATTAG
- the pncB gene encoding nicotinate phosphoribosyltransferase, which produces MNNFSIVSSLLDNDFYKFTMQNAVIKLFPLAKVKYEFINRGKHPFPKNFDKILKENLNKMTYLKLSNEERIFLEKHCPYLDSSYLDFLNKYQYNPKEVNIFQKGKNIKMHIEGLWSRTILWEVPLMSIISELYYKLTETKNISENKIINITKEKLKKYKKLQVKIGEYGTRRRYSYKVHKLVLKILKEEGQPFFMGSSNAHLSHIFSIKPIGTQGHEWIMFHAAKYGFNIADRIAMENWFNIYKGNLGIALSDTYTSPIFFKNFNKKLSNIFQGVRHDSGDPIFFAKEIIKHYKKFKINPIRKKIIFSDNLNPCKVAYISSFCKKKINTYFGIGTNFTNDIGLPPMNMVIKMVKALPEKKWISVVKLSNVEEKSTGKKNMIFFAKKILHI; this is translated from the coding sequence ATGAATAATTTTTCTATTGTCTCATCATTATTGGATAATGATTTTTACAAGTTTACAATGCAAAATGCTGTCATTAAATTGTTTCCATTAGCAAAAGTCAAATATGAATTTATAAATAGAGGAAAACACCCTTTTCCTAAAAATTTTGATAAAATTTTAAAGGAAAATCTAAATAAAATGACTTATTTGAAACTTTCAAATGAAGAAAGAATTTTTTTAGAAAAACACTGTCCTTATTTAGATTCTTCCTATTTAGATTTTTTAAATAAATATCAATATAATCCAAAAGAAGTAAATATATTTCAAAAAGGAAAAAATATTAAAATGCATATAGAAGGGTTATGGAGCCGTACTATACTGTGGGAAGTTCCTTTAATGTCCATTATATCCGAATTATATTATAAGTTAACAGAAACTAAAAACATATCGGAAAATAAAATTATAAATATAACCAAAGAAAAATTAAAAAAGTATAAAAAACTACAAGTTAAAATTGGAGAATATGGAACAAGAAGAAGATATTCTTATAAAGTACATAAACTAGTTTTAAAAATATTAAAAGAAGAAGGACAACCTTTTTTTATGGGAAGTAGTAATGCTCATCTTTCTCATATTTTTTCAATAAAACCAATAGGAACTCAAGGGCATGAATGGATTATGTTTCATGCAGCTAAATATGGATTTAACATAGCAGATCGTATTGCTATGGAAAATTGGTTTAACATTTATAAAGGGAATTTAGGAATAGCTTTATCAGATACATATACTTCTCCTATTTTTTTTAAAAATTTTAACAAAAAACTTTCAAATATTTTTCAAGGAGTGAGACATGACAGTGGAGATCCTATTTTTTTTGCTAAAGAAATTATAAAACATTACAAAAAATTTAAAATAAATCCAATAAGAAAAAAAATTATATTTTCAGATAATCTTAATCCATGTAAAGTTGCTTATATTTCTTCTTTTTGCAAAAAAAAAATAAATACTTATTTTGGAATAGGAACTAATTTTACTAATGATATAGGTCTTCCTCCCATGAATATGGTCATAAAAATGGTTAAAGCACTTCCAGAAAAAAAATGGATATCAGTCGTCAAACTTTCTAATGTAGAAGAAAAATCTACAGGAAAAAAAAATATGATTTTTTTTGCAAAAAAAATCCTTCATATATAA
- the miaB gene encoding tRNA (N6-isopentenyl adenosine(37)-C2)-methylthiotransferase MiaB yields MKNKNFYIENYGCQMNISDSNIITSILLKNGFFLSENLKKANIILLNACSIREKAELTLKKRLEQLKFLKKKKKICVGIIGCFSKQIKNFLLQEKMADFFVNPDSYREIPNFIYYSTIGKQYFHVAKKNETYADISSIQNNKKITTFLSITIGCNNMCTFCIVPFTRGRERSRDPYSIIKECKRLYKNGYKEITLLGQNVDSYLWIDTIQNKKNIVNFSKFLDLLAKEIPYMRIRFSTSNPHDMSNQVLKVISKHKNICKHIHLPVQSGSNKILKLMNRKYTREKYLFLVKQIRNIIPECSISHDIITGFCNENERDHQDTISLMNEIKYNYGYMFSYSPRPGTYAYRKLKDDVPKDIKKRRLKEIIDLQIKHSFYRMQEHLGNIEEVLIEGESKKNNQYWYGRNTQNLIVVFPKKSLNIGDLAHVEIIDMTSATLIGKLCK; encoded by the coding sequence ATGAAAAACAAAAATTTTTATATTGAAAATTATGGATGTCAAATGAACATATCAGACAGTAATATTATTACTTCTATTTTATTAAAGAATGGTTTTTTTTTATCTGAAAATTTAAAAAAAGCAAATATAATATTGTTAAATGCTTGTTCTATAAGAGAAAAAGCAGAATTAACTTTAAAAAAAAGATTGGAACAATTAAAATTTTTAAAAAAAAAGAAAAAAATTTGTGTTGGAATTATAGGATGTTTTTCAAAACAAATTAAAAATTTTCTTTTACAAGAAAAAATGGCAGATTTTTTTGTAAATCCGGATTCTTATAGAGAAATTCCTAATTTTATTTATTATTCTACAATCGGAAAACAGTATTTTCATGTTGCTAAAAAAAATGAAACTTATGCAGACATAAGTTCTATACAGAATAATAAAAAAATTACAACTTTTTTAAGTATAACAATAGGTTGTAACAATATGTGTACATTTTGTATTGTTCCTTTTACCAGAGGAAGAGAAAGAAGCAGAGATCCATATTCTATAATCAAGGAATGTAAACGTTTATATAAAAATGGATATAAAGAAATAACTCTTTTAGGACAAAATGTTGATTCTTATCTGTGGATAGACACAATTCAAAATAAAAAAAATATTGTAAATTTTTCCAAATTTTTGGATCTTTTAGCCAAAGAAATCCCTTATATGAGAATCAGATTTTCTACATCTAATCCTCATGATATGTCTAATCAAGTACTAAAAGTAATTTCTAAACATAAAAATATTTGTAAACATATTCATTTGCCTGTTCAATCTGGAAGTAATAAAATATTAAAATTAATGAACAGAAAATATACACGTGAAAAATATCTGTTTTTAGTTAAACAAATTAGAAATATTATTCCTGAATGTTCTATATCTCATGATATTATCACTGGATTTTGTAATGAAAATGAAAGAGATCATCAAGATACCATAAGTTTAATGAATGAAATAAAATATAATTATGGTTACATGTTTTCTTATTCTCCTAGACCTGGAACTTATGCATATAGAAAACTTAAAGATGATGTTCCTAAAGACATAAAAAAAAGACGATTAAAAGAAATTATTGATTTACAAATTAAACATTCATTTTATCGAATGCAAGAGCATTTAGGAAATATAGAAGAAGTTTTAATAGAAGGAGAATCAAAAAAAAATAATCAATATTGGTATGGAAGAAATACACAAAATTTAATCGTAGTCTTTCCTAAAAAATCTCTAAATATAGGAGATTTAGCACATGTAGAAATAATAGATATGACATCTGCTACTTTAATAGGAAAACTTTGCAAATAA
- a CDS encoding sigma-54-dependent Fis family transcriptional regulator, translating to MESVSVQNIKQKFGIIGYDYALHRALEKAIQVSSTDISVLILGESGVGKEFIPKIIHQYSCRKHHAYIAVNCGAIPEGTIDSELFGHEKGSFTGATSMRKGYFEEANEGTIFLDEVGELPLTTQVRLLRILESGEFIKVGSSKIQKANIRIVAATNLNMIESIQKGKFREDLYYRLNTVQINLPPLRFRKNDIKFLFKKFSNDFAEKYHMPPVTLTEESLKYLENYSWPGNIRQLKNLTEQISVVETKREISVEKLKEYIPENIPSISFSNQNVIETSFHDRERDFLYKILFDMKKNFNNLKNITFQLIKNNSNTRFIEKNQQLMEKVFGKMIFNRNRDDSIFRLEDSSKSEEDLDYEEVEENLSKNELSSFSLQKKEIEFIQKALKKNNGKRRKAAKELGISERTLYRKIKQYGL from the coding sequence ATGGAATCTGTTTCTGTCCAAAATATAAAACAAAAATTTGGAATCATTGGATATGATTACGCTTTACATAGAGCATTAGAAAAGGCTATACAAGTTTCATCCACTGATATTTCAGTGTTAATTCTTGGAGAAAGTGGAGTAGGTAAAGAATTTATTCCAAAAATTATTCATCAATATTCTTGTAGAAAGCATCATGCATATATTGCAGTAAATTGTGGAGCAATTCCAGAAGGAACTATTGATAGTGAACTTTTTGGACACGAAAAAGGTTCTTTTACAGGAGCCACAAGTATGCGAAAAGGTTATTTTGAGGAAGCCAATGAAGGAACCATTTTTTTAGATGAAGTTGGAGAACTTCCACTTACTACGCAAGTTCGTCTTCTTAGAATATTAGAGTCTGGAGAATTTATTAAAGTAGGATCTTCTAAAATTCAAAAAGCTAATATTCGTATTGTTGCTGCTACGAATTTGAATATGATAGAATCCATACAAAAAGGAAAATTTAGAGAAGATCTATATTATCGTTTAAACACAGTACAAATTAATCTTCCTCCTTTACGTTTTCGTAAAAATGATATTAAATTTTTATTTAAAAAATTTTCTAACGATTTTGCAGAAAAATACCATATGCCTCCAGTAACACTTACTGAAGAATCTTTAAAATATTTGGAAAATTATTCTTGGCCAGGTAATATAAGGCAATTGAAAAATCTCACGGAACAAATTTCCGTAGTTGAAACTAAACGTGAAATTTCTGTAGAAAAATTAAAAGAATATATTCCAGAAAATATTCCATCGATATCTTTTTCTAATCAGAATGTAATAGAAACATCTTTTCATGATAGAGAAAGAGATTTTCTTTATAAAATTTTATTTGATATGAAAAAAAATTTCAACAATTTAAAAAATATTACTTTTCAATTAATTAAAAATAATTCAAATACTAGATTTATTGAAAAAAATCAACAACTTATGGAAAAAGTTTTTGGAAAAATGATTTTTAATAGAAATAGAGATGATTCCATTTTCAGATTAGAAGATTCATCTAAATCTGAAGAAGATTTAGATTATGAAGAAGTAGAAGAAAATTTATCCAAAAACGAGTTATCTTCTTTTTCTTTACAAAAAAAAGAAATTGAATTTATTCAAAAAGCTTTGAAAAAAAATAATGGAAAAAGAAGAAAAGCAGCAAAAGAATTAGGAATTTCAGAAAGAACATTATACAGAAAAATTAAACAGTATGGCTTATAA
- the secG gene encoding preprotein translocase subunit SecG, with protein MFGFFIIVICILLILVILIQNPKKESIHQSFMEKNFRFFGIKRTNTFLENVTWFLSIIIFFLTLFFNFLLKSKINMS; from the coding sequence ATGTTTGGTTTTTTTATTATTGTAATATGTATTTTACTTATACTGGTAATATTAATACAAAACCCTAAGAAAGAAAGTATTCACCAATCTTTTATGGAAAAAAATTTTAGATTTTTTGGAATCAAAAGAACAAATACATTTTTGGAAAACGTGACTTGGTTTTTATCCATTATTATATTTTTTTTGACTCTATTTTTTAATTTTTTATTAAAATCAAAAATAAATATGTCATAA
- the groES gene encoding co-chaperone GroES, whose product MREVKIKPLADRVLVQPDPAETKTASGIIIPDTAKEKPQKGTIIAVGKGKKDEPMNLKEGDRILYGKYSGTELKWEGEEYLIMRESDVIAII is encoded by the coding sequence ATGAGGGAAGTTAAGATTAAACCTTTAGCAGATCGTGTTCTTGTACAACCAGATCCTGCAGAAACAAAAACTGCTTCAGGAATTATTATTCCTGATACAGCAAAAGAAAAACCACAAAAGGGGACTATAATAGCAGTAGGTAAAGGAAAAAAAGATGAACCTATGAATTTAAAAGAAGGAGATAGAATTTTGTACGGTAAGTATTCTGGTACAGAATTGAAATGGGAAGGAGAAGAATATCTCATTATGCGAGAATCTGATGTTATAGCTATCATATGA
- the groL gene encoding chaperonin GroEL (60 kDa chaperone family; promotes refolding of misfolded polypeptides especially under stressful conditions; forms two stacked rings of heptamers to form a barrel-shaped 14mer; ends can be capped by GroES; misfolded proteins enter the barrel where they are refolded when GroES binds), translating to MAKDIKFDIEARDKLKKGVDALANAVKVTLGPKGRNVVLQKSFGGPQVTKDGVTVAKEIELEDSIENLGAQMVKEVASKTNDVAGDGTTTATVLAQAIVREGLKNVAAGANPMDLKRGIDKALEVVILDLKKQSREVGGNTEKIKQVASISANNDEKTGALIADAFEKVGKEGVITVEEAKGTDTSVDVVEGMQFDRGYQSPYFVTNTEKMITEFDQPQILLSDKKIAAMKDLLPILEPVAQSGKPLLIISEEVEGEALATLVVNKIRGTLKVAAIKAPGFGDRRKAMLEDIAILTGGTVISEETGSKLEDVKLNMLGKAERVIIDKDNTTIVNGGGNKKDIRARVDQIKAQIESTTSDYDKEKLQERLAKLAGGVAVLYVGAASEVEMKEKKDRVDDALNATRAAVEEGIVAGGGVALVRAIKSLDNAKGDNVDQDTGIQIVRRTLEEPLRQIVANAGGEGSVVVAKVAEGKGDFGYDAKIGEYKNMIVEGIIDPTKVARVALENAASVSGMLLTTECVVTEIKKDEPNVAPPMPGAGGGGMGGMM from the coding sequence ATGGCAAAAGATATTAAATTTGATATTGAAGCAAGAGATAAATTAAAAAAAGGAGTAGATGCATTAGCAAATGCAGTTAAAGTAACTTTAGGACCAAAAGGTCGTAATGTTGTGTTGCAAAAATCTTTTGGCGGCCCTCAAGTAACTAAAGATGGAGTTACTGTTGCTAAAGAAATTGAATTGGAAGATTCTATAGAAAATCTTGGAGCTCAAATGGTGAAAGAAGTGGCTTCTAAAACAAATGATGTAGCTGGAGATGGAACCACTACTGCTACGGTATTGGCTCAAGCTATTGTTAGGGAAGGATTAAAAAATGTAGCAGCTGGAGCAAATCCTATGGATTTAAAAAGAGGAATAGATAAAGCTTTGGAAGTTGTTATATTAGATCTAAAAAAACAATCTAGAGAAGTAGGAGGAAATACAGAAAAAATAAAACAAGTAGCTTCTATTTCTGCAAATAATGATGAAAAAACTGGAGCTTTGATAGCTGATGCTTTTGAAAAAGTAGGAAAAGAAGGAGTAATTACTGTTGAAGAAGCAAAAGGTACAGATACATCTGTAGACGTAGTTGAAGGAATGCAATTTGATAGAGGTTATCAATCCCCTTATTTTGTTACAAATACTGAAAAAATGATAACAGAATTTGATCAACCTCAAATTTTATTATCTGATAAAAAAATAGCAGCAATGAAAGATTTGTTACCTATATTAGAACCTGTAGCACAATCTGGAAAACCTTTATTAATCATTTCTGAAGAAGTAGAAGGAGAAGCATTAGCCACATTAGTAGTAAATAAAATACGAGGAACTTTGAAAGTGGCAGCAATTAAAGCTCCTGGTTTTGGAGATAGAAGAAAAGCTATGTTAGAAGATATTGCTATTCTTACAGGAGGAACAGTTATTTCTGAAGAAACAGGAAGTAAATTAGAAGATGTTAAATTAAATATGCTAGGAAAAGCTGAAAGAGTTATTATAGACAAAGATAATACGACTATAGTCAATGGAGGAGGAAATAAAAAAGATATCAGAGCACGTGTAGATCAAATTAAAGCTCAAATAGAATCTACTACGTCAGATTATGATAAAGAAAAATTACAAGAACGTCTTGCAAAATTAGCTGGAGGGGTCGCTGTTCTTTATGTTGGAGCTGCTTCTGAAGTTGAAATGAAAGAAAAAAAAGATCGTGTGGATGATGCATTAAATGCAACTAGAGCTGCGGTTGAAGAAGGAATTGTTGCTGGAGGTGGAGTTGCTTTAGTTCGTGCTATTAAATCTTTAGATAATGCAAAAGGAGATAATGTAGATCAAGATACTGGAATTCAAATAGTAAGAAGAACACTTGAAGAACCTTTACGTCAGATTGTAGCTAATGCAGGAGGAGAAGGATCTGTTGTGGTAGCTAAAGTAGCAGAAGGAAAAGGTGATTTCGGATATGATGCTAAAATTGGTGAATATAAAAATATGATAGTAGAAGGAATAATAGATCCAACTAAGGTAGCTAGAGTTGCATTGGAAAATGCGGCTTCCGTATCAGGAATGTTGTTAACTACTGAATGTGTTGTAACAGAAATAAAAAAAGATGAACCTAATGTAGCGCCTCCAATGCCAGGTGCTGGAGGAGGAGGAATGGGTGGAATGATGTAA
- a CDS encoding KdsC family phosphatase, translating into MNDINTFIFDVDGVLTNCTFNLFPDGNLVRQMFAKDGYAMQLAKKKGYNLCIITRGSDLMVFKRLRGLNIRYIYQGVDNKKKYLDEYCNILNITKKKVLYMGDDIPDIEIMKSVALPCSPIDAVQEVKDISKYISPKRGGRGCVRDVIEQTLKIQKNWF; encoded by the coding sequence ATGAATGATATTAATACTTTCATATTTGATGTAGATGGAGTATTGACAAATTGTACTTTTAATTTATTTCCAGATGGAAATCTGGTTAGACAAATGTTTGCCAAAGATGGATATGCAATGCAATTGGCAAAAAAAAAAGGGTATAATTTATGTATCATAACAAGAGGATCTGATTTAATGGTTTTTAAACGATTGAGAGGTTTAAATATTCGTTATATTTATCAAGGAGTAGATAATAAGAAAAAATATTTAGATGAATATTGTAATATATTAAATATTACTAAAAAAAAAGTTCTCTATATGGGAGATGATATTCCTGATATTGAGATTATGAAATCAGTAGCTTTACCCTGTTCTCCAATAGATGCAGTTCAGGAAGTTAAGGATATATCTAAATATATTTCACCTAAAAGAGGAGGAAGAGGATGCGTAAGAGACGTTATTGAACAAACTTTGAAAATTCAGAAAAATTGGTTTTAG